A genomic window from Anthonomus grandis grandis chromosome 4, icAntGran1.3, whole genome shotgun sequence includes:
- the LOC126735570 gene encoding transmembrane protein 179 produces MALTNILLLSQIAGYVIALILSLCIIVPMSLQQDDFKGHCLLFSTGEWQESDGQLNVHWASQGYCNYTIFVGVTLGLVAIIQIYRLSVLLFKGQDSSFLSAFIDVVSGILLSAGTIIAACMITFGFMAWCENMTQRFPSCELAAGQDIDHKDEINTKNFYIELGTAQFGVWGSFAIWVGLTVCAIIKLLRYHQLENIRVSMFRERQRLINENADSPGSSLGRESTNTQSTATAE; encoded by the exons ATGGCTTTAACAAACATTTTACTGCTTAGTCAAATCGCAGGCTACGTTATCGCCCTAATTTTGTCTCTGTGCATCATTGTCCCCATGAGCCTGCAGCAGGATGATTTCAA GGGacattgtttattattttccacTGGAGAATGGCAGGAGTCTGATGGGCAGCTAAATGTACACTGGGCCTCTCAGGGCTACTGTAACTACACCATTTTTGTAGGTGTGACTTTGGGCTTAGTGgcaatcattcaaatttatag GTTGTCTGTTTTATTATTCAAAGGACAAGACAGCAGCTTTTTATCAGCCTTTATTGATGTAGTTTCAGGAATTCTTTTAAGTGCTGGCACAATCATTGCAGCCTGTATGATCACTTTTGGATTTATGGCATGGTGTGAAAATATGACTCAAAGGTTTCCTTC atgtgAATTGGCTGCTGGACAAGACATTGACCATAAAGAcgaaataaacacaaaaaatttctATATAGAACTGGGAACTGCTCAGTTTGGTGTGTGGGGTTCATTTGCAATATGGGTGGGACTAACAGTTTGTGCTATTATTAAACTACTGAGATACCACCAGCTGGAGAATATCAGGGTTTCAATGTTTAGGGAACGACAGAGGCTTATTAATGAAAATGCCGACTCTCCAGGTAGTTCATTAGGACGTGAGTCTACAAATACTCAGTCAACAGCAACTGCAGAGTGA
- the LOC126735049 gene encoding zinc finger protein 586-like: MSLEIQVPIISLPAELEGAEVAEMINLSTMCRLCGNQNNRLIGLYSEDSISNDIPGKINLYLPIKVTENDHFPLNCCWQCLSTLLVWHELFVKSVETDQKLRSFQFISEKQFEDMSNAFEGTNQILTVSAEETLVATASISKDAIKLEPIDRGPTFLVETHIPQLEENSLPLHEETSRDIEELNTDQGLQEVSTLHLDEIVPLYVQEQDLSPGWVLCDCRKQCEQFKNKSDNSDLLEACNESNIILAAPKLEDKISDKHYNIPDTDVNLKSLTNSKKYECIYCAAEFTSQSAILEHMKTAGHATQRTKNSTGSKKGYKMRAKWYNIKDMVKYPLPKVKREEVYKARIVVNGKTFYKCKECAKELHSIYTYVWHTRIHTGERPFVCSICNKDFRVSQGLLRHIKETHEKVKDYHCDTCGADFTTKRNLDEHRRIHSNERPYICKTCGKSFKQKASLFVHNRSHTTEFPFSCSGCDQKFRTRASLLVHSTKHTGEKPHPCEICGRQFRIKYELKRHRLIHKDDKPFTCRVCKQTFRQKRYLRNHYKLNHQMEEPQLSEMLLEYKKAIYT, encoded by the exons atgtcTCTAGAAATTCAAGTTCCAATCATAAGTCTCCCGGCAGAGCTGGAAGGAGCAGAGGTAGCAGAAATGATTAATTTAAGTACAATGTGTCGATTGTGTGGCAATCAAAACAACAGACTCATAGGACTTTACTCAGAAGATTCAATATCCAATGATATCCCAGGAAAAATTAATCTTTATCTACCTATAAAAGTTACTGAAAATGATCATTTTCCTTTGAACTGTTGCTGGCAGTGCCTTTCAACTCTTCTGGTGTGGCATGAATTGTTTGTCAAGAGTGTTGAGACTGACCAGAAGCTGAGAtcttttcagtttatttccgaGAAGCAATTTGAAGATATGAGTAATGCATTTGAAGGAACCAACCAAATTTTGACTGTCAGTGCTGAAGAAACTtt GGTGGCAACCGCGTCAATTTCAAAAGATGCCATAAAACTAGAACCCATAGACAGAGGCCCTACATTTTTGGTAGAAACCCATATTCCACAACTAGAAGAAAACTCTCTACCTCTACATGAGGAAACTTCTCGGGATATTGAAGAATTAAATACTGACCAAGGTTTACAAGAAGTATCCACTTTGCATTTGGATGAAATAGTACCTCTGTATGTGCAAGAACAAGATTTATCACCAGGTTGGGTTTTGTGTGACTGTAGAAAACAAtgtgaacaatttaaaaataaaagtgacaATAGTGATTTATTAGAGGCTTGTAATGAAAGTAATATAATATTGGCTGCCCCAAAATTAGAGGACAAAATTAGTGACAAACATTATAATATTCCTGATAcagatgtaaatttaaaatcccTTACAAATAGTAAGAAATATGAATGTATTTATTGCGCTGCAGAGTTTACTAGCCAATCAGCCATATTAGAACACATGAAAACAGCTGGTCATGCTACACAGAGGACTAAAAATTCTACTGGTTCAAAGAAAGGATACAAAATGCGCGCAAAATGGTACAATATTAAAGACATGGTAAAATATCCTTTGCCAAAAGTTAAACGAGAAGAAGTTTATAAAGCCAGGATCGTGGTTAATGGTAAGACTTTCTATAAGTGCAAAGAGTGTGCCAAGGAACTCCACTCGATATACACCTACGTTTGGCACACGAGAATACACACTGGCGAACGGCCGTTCGTTTGCAGCATATGTAACAAAGATTTTAGAGTTTCTCAAGGCCTACTACGTCACATCAAGGAAACTCACGAAAAAGTAAAAGACTACCACTGTGATACTTGCGGGGCAGATTTCACAACAAAACGAAACCTCGACGAGCATCGGAGGATTCATTCTAACGAGCGTCCCTATATTTGCAAAACTTGCGGCAAAAGTTTTAAGCAAAAAGCTTCTTTGTTTGTTCACAATCGATCTCATACCACCGAATTCCCCTTTTCTTGTTCCGGATGCGACCAGAAGTTCAGAACTAGGGCATCTTTGTTGGTGCACTCCACAAAGCATACGGGTGAAAAGCCACACCCTTGCGAGATTTGCGGTAGACAGTTTAGGATAAAATACGAACTGAAACGGCATAGGCTGATTCATAAGGATGATAAGCCGTTTACTTGTAGAGTTTGCAAGCAGACATTTAGACAAAAGAGATACTTAAGGAACCATTATAAGCTGAATCATCAAATGGAAGAACCTCAGTTGTCTGAGATGCTGTTGGAGTATAAAAAAGCTATCTATACATAA